One genomic segment of Dehalogenimonas alkenigignens includes these proteins:
- a CDS encoding TIGR01906 family membrane protein, protein MNKLGRLALRAAAWGLVPAVPLLITGAVIAFAVNFQPLYEYGFDRYDVGRTTGLSEAELSKAARGLIDYFNSGAEFIDLTVEKDGRPFALFNDREIVHLYDVKGLIRLDYWVLALSLAYAAAVSAIMVRRREPQRLAAPLFWGGMLALGIVISRAVIAIVDFDAFFVQFHMVSFVNDFWLLNPATDYLIMLFPGGFWRDAMVFVDVIILSLTAAVTVVAWRHVRVGSVRS, encoded by the coding sequence ATGAATAAACTCGGCCGGCTGGCTCTCAGGGCGGCGGCCTGGGGCCTGGTGCCGGCGGTGCCGCTGTTAATCACCGGCGCCGTCATCGCCTTCGCCGTCAATTTCCAGCCGCTGTACGAGTACGGCTTCGACCGCTACGACGTCGGCCGGACTACGGGGTTATCAGAAGCCGAACTATCGAAGGCGGCCCGGGGCCTCATCGATTACTTCAACTCCGGCGCCGAGTTCATCGACCTCACCGTCGAAAAAGACGGCCGCCCGTTCGCCCTGTTCAACGACCGGGAGATCGTCCACCTCTATGACGTCAAAGGACTGATCCGGCTCGATTACTGGGTTTTAGCTTTGAGCCTGGCTTATGCCGCAGCCGTGTCGGCCATCATGGTCCGGCGCCGCGAGCCGCAGCGGCTGGCGGCGCCGCTTTTCTGGGGCGGAATGCTGGCGCTCGGGATCGTCATCTCCAGGGCGGTCATCGCCATCGTCGATTTCGACGCCTTCTTCGTCCAGTTCCACATGGTCAGCTTCGTCAACGACTTCTGGCTGTTGAATCCGGCCACTGACTATCTGATCATGCTGTTTCCCGGCGGCTTCTGGCGCGACGCCATGGTCTTCGTCGATGTCATCATCCTGTCGCTGACCGCGGCGGTCACCGTCGTTGCCTGGCGCCATGTCAGGGTCGGTTCCGTCAGAAGCTAA
- a CDS encoding DUF2007 domain-containing protein has translation MDIKWAAAASAPNEFAATLWRDILIDAGIPAFVRESEAATFLVASAILPASVMVPEDRLEEAKRLLEEIEPADEQPENPDE, from the coding sequence ATGGACATTAAATGGGCCGCCGCGGCTTCGGCGCCCAATGAATTCGCCGCTACCCTGTGGCGGGATATCCTGATCGATGCCGGCATACCGGCTTTCGTCCGGGAGTCGGAAGCGGCGACTTTTCTGGTCGCCTCGGCCATCCTGCCGGCCAGCGTCATGGTGCCGGAAGACCGCTTGGAAGAGGCCAAAAGGCTGCTGGAAGAGATCGAGCCGGCCGACGAGCAGCCTGAAAATCCGGATGAATAA
- a CDS encoding DNA polymerase III subunit alpha — MFTHLHVHTEFSLLDGMCRVKDLVARAKELGMTALGITDHGAMYGALKFYKECKAQGIKPIIGCEIYVAPGSRLDKTAADKNHRHLVLLARNKAGYQNLLQLVSIANTEGYYYKPRVDKEVLARYREGLIALSACPSGEVPRLILENRIDEARKAAAWYRDNFSGDFYFEIQRHPMPEFDRINSALLKLSKELGIPVVATGDIHYLNREDAVTHDLLLCIGTSTTVQDTSRMRMQADSFYLKTEAEMAELYRDLPEALSNTQKIADACDLSLDFGRLHLPQIDRPAGMSSFEYLTDLCRKALPKYYPNPSAAVQDRLAYELEVIDKTQFADYFLVVWDIIRFVKERNIYYGVRGSAAASIVLRCLGITEVDPLEYSLVFERFLNIERKEMPDIDMDFQDDRREEVIEYVSAKYGPDHVAQIITFGTLGARAAIRDVGRALGMNLPDVDRVARMVPFGPNMTLEKALDETAELREAVQSDGAVQKLIDTARQVSGLSRHASTHAAGVVISKEPLALHAPLQRLNREGAGGGKVELVMTQYPMEDIALIGLLKMDFLGLANLTILSRAQDIIRERRGVPLDVHRIPLDDKKTFSLLAAGETMGVFQLEGVGMRRYIRDLKPSHFTDIAAMVALYRPGPMEQIPRFIRSKHGLEPISYPHPDLEPILRETYGVIVYQEQVLFIAQKFSGYSLGQADILRKAMGKKNAEVMQKQKQNFITGAVKNGYTEAVAEEIFALIEPFAGYAFNKAHAVSYALIAYQTAYLKANYPVEYMTAFLATQRDDAEKVAAAAAESRRLGIELRGPDVNASEVNFTIESGDGGDAIRFGLAAVKNVGEAAVIPIVEERRRNGPFRSLEDFCRRADAACMNRRVMESLIKVGAFDPLGSRATLLHNVGRIIDFAARELRIRQSGQGTLFDLFGGVAEMPAAPLEMEASAVSQKELMAWEKDLLGVYLSAHPFSQFAGSIGRDTTALCGEISDELDGQLVTLAGMVAAARTSVTRDGNTFATVELEDLNGRTEIVAWPKLYAQTKEFWQEGNVLLVEGKVSFRGDRGSVHADAVRLYQPNAEGDSVEAGQMVRVKPPGGNGFHGRPGFPPKAGPPFHPPPKAAARPAAAAAPEAETKKVIEKDKPPIMPRRLIVNLTQTENADADLGLFNRLMDILAVYPGPESISLQIACPDRLYHLKLSNLKVTCNNDLMAEIETLLGPGSARCENNGH; from the coding sequence ATGTTTACCCACCTTCACGTTCATACCGAATTCAGCCTGCTGGACGGCATGTGCCGCGTCAAGGATCTGGTGGCGCGGGCCAAAGAGCTGGGCATGACCGCCCTCGGGATCACCGACCACGGCGCCATGTACGGCGCCTTGAAGTTCTATAAAGAGTGCAAAGCCCAGGGCATCAAGCCCATCATCGGCTGCGAGATCTATGTCGCCCCCGGTTCCCGGCTGGATAAAACAGCGGCGGACAAGAACCACCGCCACCTGGTGCTGCTGGCCAGGAACAAGGCCGGCTACCAGAACCTGCTGCAGCTGGTGTCCATCGCCAACACCGAAGGCTACTATTACAAGCCGCGGGTGGACAAAGAAGTTTTAGCCAGATACCGCGAGGGGCTCATCGCCCTGTCCGCCTGTCCCTCAGGCGAGGTGCCGCGGCTCATCCTGGAGAACCGCATCGACGAAGCCCGGAAGGCGGCCGCCTGGTACCGCGACAACTTCAGCGGGGATTTTTACTTCGAGATCCAGCGGCATCCCATGCCGGAGTTCGACCGGATCAATTCAGCTCTCCTGAAGCTTTCGAAAGAGCTCGGCATCCCGGTTGTCGCCACCGGCGATATCCACTATCTCAACCGCGAGGACGCCGTAACCCACGATCTGCTGCTGTGCATCGGCACCAGCACCACGGTGCAGGATACCTCCCGGATGAGGATGCAGGCTGACTCTTTTTATCTTAAAACCGAAGCCGAGATGGCCGAACTGTACCGGGATTTACCGGAAGCCCTGTCCAACACGCAGAAGATCGCCGACGCCTGCGACCTGTCGCTCGACTTCGGCCGGCTGCACCTGCCGCAGATAGACCGCCCGGCGGGGATGTCGTCCTTCGAATACCTGACCGATCTTTGCCGGAAGGCCCTGCCGAAGTATTATCCCAATCCATCGGCGGCGGTCCAGGACAGGCTCGCCTATGAGCTGGAGGTCATCGACAAGACCCAGTTCGCCGATTACTTCCTGGTGGTCTGGGATATCATCCGCTTCGTCAAGGAGCGGAATATCTACTACGGCGTTCGGGGCTCGGCCGCCGCCTCCATCGTCCTCCGCTGTCTCGGCATCACCGAGGTCGACCCGCTGGAGTATTCCCTGGTCTTCGAGCGCTTCCTGAACATCGAGCGCAAGGAGATGCCGGATATCGACATGGATTTCCAGGACGATCGGCGCGAGGAGGTCATCGAATACGTTTCAGCCAAGTACGGGCCGGACCACGTGGCCCAGATCATCACCTTCGGCACGCTGGGCGCCCGGGCGGCCATCCGCGACGTCGGCCGCGCCCTGGGCATGAATCTCCCCGATGTCGACCGGGTAGCCCGCATGGTGCCCTTCGGCCCCAACATGACCCTGGAAAAGGCCCTCGACGAGACCGCTGAACTGCGCGAAGCCGTTCAGAGCGATGGTGCGGTGCAGAAGCTCATCGATACTGCCAGGCAGGTTTCCGGGCTGTCCCGCCACGCCAGCACCCACGCCGCCGGGGTGGTCATCTCCAAGGAGCCGCTGGCGCTCCACGCCCCGCTGCAGCGCCTCAACCGCGAGGGCGCCGGCGGCGGCAAGGTCGAGCTGGTGATGACCCAGTATCCCATGGAGGACATCGCGCTCATCGGCCTGCTGAAGATGGACTTCCTGGGCCTGGCCAATCTGACTATCCTGTCGCGGGCCCAGGACATCATCAGGGAGCGGCGCGGCGTGCCGCTGGACGTGCACCGGATCCCGCTCGATGATAAGAAAACCTTCAGCCTGCTGGCCGCCGGCGAGACGATGGGCGTTTTCCAGCTTGAAGGCGTCGGCATGCGGCGCTATATCCGTGACCTGAAACCCTCCCACTTCACCGATATCGCCGCCATGGTAGCCCTGTACCGCCCCGGCCCGATGGAGCAGATACCCCGCTTCATCAGAAGCAAACACGGCCTGGAACCGATCAGCTACCCGCACCCGGACCTCGAGCCGATCCTCAGAGAAACCTACGGCGTCATCGTCTACCAGGAGCAGGTGCTGTTCATCGCCCAAAAATTCTCCGGCTATTCGCTGGGCCAGGCCGATATCCTCAGGAAGGCCATGGGCAAGAAGAACGCCGAGGTGATGCAGAAGCAGAAGCAGAACTTCATCACCGGCGCGGTCAAGAACGGCTACACCGAGGCTGTGGCCGAGGAGATTTTCGCCCTCATCGAACCTTTCGCCGGGTACGCCTTCAACAAGGCCCACGCCGTATCCTATGCCCTCATCGCCTACCAGACGGCTTATCTCAAGGCCAATTACCCGGTGGAGTACATGACCGCCTTCCTGGCGACCCAGCGGGACGATGCCGAAAAAGTGGCGGCGGCCGCCGCCGAGAGCCGCCGCCTGGGCATCGAGCTTCGCGGCCCGGACGTCAACGCCTCAGAGGTCAATTTCACCATCGAATCGGGCGATGGCGGAGACGCCATCCGCTTCGGCCTGGCGGCGGTCAAGAATGTCGGCGAAGCGGCCGTCATCCCCATCGTCGAGGAGCGCCGCCGCAACGGCCCCTTCCGCTCGCTCGAGGATTTTTGCCGCCGCGCCGACGCCGCCTGCATGAACCGGCGGGTGATGGAGAGCCTGATCAAGGTCGGCGCCTTCGACCCCCTGGGCAGCCGGGCGACCCTCCTCCACAACGTCGGGCGCATTATCGATTTCGCCGCCCGCGAACTCCGGATCCGCCAATCGGGCCAGGGCACCCTGTTCGACCTCTTCGGCGGCGTCGCCGAGATGCCGGCGGCGCCCCTGGAGATGGAAGCCTCGGCGGTGTCCCAGAAGGAATTGATGGCCTGGGAGAAGGACCTGCTGGGCGTCTACCTGTCGGCCCATCCGTTCAGCCAGTTTGCCGGCAGCATCGGGCGGGACACCACCGCCCTGTGCGGCGAGATTTCCGACGAGCTTGACGGCCAGCTGGTAACCCTGGCCGGCATGGTAGCGGCGGCCAGGACATCGGTCACCCGGGACGGCAACACCTTCGCCACGGTGGAGTTGGAAGACCTCAACGGCCGGACCGAGATCGTCGCCTGGCCGAAGCTGTACGCCCAGACCAAAGAATTCTGGCAGGAGGGCAATGTCCTCCTTGTGGAGGGCAAGGTTTCTTTCCGCGGCGACCGCGGCTCGGTGCACGCCGACGCGGTGCGGCTGTATCAGCCAAACGCCGAAGGCGATTCAGTTGAAGCCGGCCAGATGGTGCGGGTGAAGCCGCCCGGCGGCAACGGTTTCCACGGCCGCCCGGGCTTTCCGCCCAAGGCAGGGCCGCCCTTCCACCCGCCGCCTAAAGCGGCGGCCCGGCCGGCAGCAGCCGCCGCCCCCGAGGCCGAGACCAAAAAAGTAATCGAGAAGGATAAACCGCCTATTATGCCCCGCCGCCTGATCGTTAACCTGACCCAGACCGAAAACGCCGATGCCGACCTGGGCCTTTTCAACCGGCTGATGGATATCCTGGCCGTCTATCCCGGCCCGGAAAGCATCAGCCTGCAGATCGCCTGCCCCGACCGGCTGTATCACCTGAAGCTGTCCAACCTGAAGGTAACCTGCAATAACGACCTGATGGCCGAGATCGAGACCCTGCTGGGACCCGGTTCGGCCAGGTGCGAAAACAATGGACATTAA
- the radC gene encoding RadC family protein, whose amino-acid sequence MGDDKNSRGDGHRGRLRERFKKGGLSALADYEAVELLLTLGQPRSDCKPAAKEALKRFKTLRGVLEASPEELQQVPGIGPNNCVAIRLIAEVSRELLKEKAVGEPCVGAPEQVLDYLNASMGGLKKEVFKVIYLDNQNRVIEAADMFHGTVNASAVWVREVIEGALKRQAAAMIFVHNHPSGSTTPSPQDRDITRDLVLAASAVGIRALDHIIVGGDKHYSMAAEGIFDRYVAEFQGLRGRR is encoded by the coding sequence ATGGGCGACGATAAAAACAGCCGCGGCGACGGCCACCGCGGCCGGCTGCGGGAACGGTTCAAAAAGGGCGGCCTATCCGCCCTGGCCGACTACGAGGCCGTTGAACTGCTGCTGACCCTCGGCCAGCCCCGCAGCGACTGCAAACCAGCCGCCAAGGAAGCCCTCAAGCGTTTCAAGACACTCCGGGGCGTCCTTGAGGCATCGCCCGAGGAATTACAGCAGGTCCCGGGCATCGGGCCCAATAACTGCGTCGCCATCCGCCTCATCGCCGAGGTCTCTCGGGAATTACTGAAAGAGAAAGCCGTCGGCGAGCCCTGCGTCGGCGCGCCGGAGCAGGTGCTGGACTACCTGAACGCCTCGATGGGCGGCCTTAAAAAAGAGGTCTTCAAGGTCATCTACCTGGACAACCAGAACCGCGTCATCGAGGCGGCCGACATGTTCCACGGCACGGTCAACGCTTCCGCGGTGTGGGTGCGGGAGGTCATCGAGGGGGCGCTCAAGCGGCAGGCGGCGGCTATGATCTTCGTCCACAACCACCCGTCAGGGTCGACGACCCCCAGCCCTCAGGACCGTGACATCACCCGCGACCTGGTGCTGGCGGCCTCGGCGGTGGGCATCCGCGCGTTGGACCACATCATCGTCGGCGGCGACAAGCACTACAGCATGGCCGCCGAAGGCATTTTCGACCGCTATGTTGCGGAGTTCCAGGGGCTGCGGGGTCGGCGGTAA
- a CDS encoding TIGR00282 family metallophosphoesterase has product MKILAIGDIIGKPGRRAVKELLPALKLGLGIDFVIANGENAAGGKGLTPETAEELFSCGVDVITSGNHIWAQQEIYPMLEGSAPVLRPLNYPPGVPGKGFVTVKGVMVVSLMGRTFINTIDCPFRAMDALLSSLDRKPGHIIVDFHAEATSEKQAMGWHLDGKVSAVVGTHTHVGTVDARVLPGGTACVSDIGMVGPWHSIIGDDKDEVLSRFLTGLHQRLSVAKGARITFNSVLITTDSNGRAIAIERVDREAAI; this is encoded by the coding sequence ATGAAGATTCTGGCCATCGGCGATATCATCGGCAAGCCCGGGCGGCGGGCGGTCAAAGAACTGCTGCCGGCCTTGAAGCTGGGGCTGGGGATAGACTTCGTCATCGCCAACGGCGAGAACGCCGCCGGCGGCAAGGGGCTGACCCCGGAGACCGCCGAGGAACTATTTTCCTGCGGCGTCGACGTCATCACCTCCGGCAACCATATCTGGGCGCAGCAGGAGATTTACCCGATGCTGGAAGGCTCCGCCCCGGTGCTGCGGCCATTGAACTACCCGCCGGGAGTGCCGGGCAAGGGATTCGTCACCGTCAAGGGGGTGATGGTGGTCAGCCTGATGGGCCGGACCTTTATCAATACCATTGACTGCCCCTTCCGCGCCATGGATGCCCTCCTGTCAAGCCTTGACAGGAAGCCGGGCCACATCATCGTTGACTTCCACGCCGAGGCCACCTCGGAGAAGCAGGCCATGGGCTGGCACCTGGACGGCAAAGTGTCCGCCGTGGTCGGCACCCACACCCACGTCGGCACCGTCGACGCCCGCGTCCTGCCCGGCGGCACCGCCTGCGTCTCCGATATCGGTATGGTCGGGCCGTGGCACTCCATCATCGGCGATGACAAGGACGAAGTGCTGTCCCGCTTCCTGACCGGCCTGCACCAGCGGCTGTCGGTGGCCAAAGGGGCGCGAATCACCTTCAATTCGGTGCTCATCACCACCGATTCAAACGGCAGGGCCATCGCCATCGAGAGAGTCGACCGGGAAGCAGCGATATGA
- a CDS encoding PHP domain-containing protein, protein MVSRVDLHLHSTASDGVLTPAQVVRKAGYLKLKYMALTDHDSIDGIAEALAEAENFPGLTVIPGVEMSTDVAAGDVHILGYFIDWQNPELKRRLTIMRASREDRGQAIVERLGELGMPLDWERVKEIAGEAVIGRPHIAQAMVEKGYISYIGEAFDKYISRGGPGYVERIKLAPAEAVALIRSVGGVPVMAHPLTLPGYEKLIEELIPAGLAGIEVFYSSFKDWEVERLKMLADRLGLVATGGTDYHGLDPATETMIGGQPVPLAAVEGLISRRQAG, encoded by the coding sequence GTGGTTAGCCGCGTCGACCTGCACCTCCATTCGACAGCCTCCGACGGCGTCCTCACCCCCGCCCAGGTGGTGCGCAAGGCGGGCTATTTGAAGCTAAAGTATATGGCCCTGACCGACCATGATTCCATCGACGGCATCGCCGAAGCCCTGGCCGAGGCGGAGAATTTCCCCGGGCTGACCGTCATCCCCGGGGTGGAAATGTCCACCGATGTAGCCGCCGGCGACGTCCATATTCTCGGTTATTTCATCGACTGGCAGAACCCGGAGCTCAAGCGCCGGCTGACCATTATGAGAGCCTCTCGCGAGGACCGCGGCCAGGCCATCGTCGAAAGGCTGGGAGAGCTGGGCATGCCGCTGGACTGGGAAAGGGTCAAGGAGATCGCCGGCGAGGCCGTCATCGGCCGGCCGCACATCGCCCAGGCCATGGTAGAGAAGGGTTACATCAGCTATATCGGCGAGGCCTTCGACAAATACATCTCACGCGGCGGGCCGGGTTATGTTGAACGCATCAAGCTGGCCCCGGCCGAAGCGGTCGCCCTAATCCGCTCCGTCGGCGGCGTGCCGGTGATGGCCCACCCGCTGACCCTGCCCGGCTATGAGAAACTCATCGAGGAACTGATCCCGGCGGGACTGGCCGGCATCGAGGTTTTCTACTCCAGCTTCAAGGACTGGGAAGTTGAGCGGTTGAAAATGCTGGCCGACCGCCTGGGACTGGTGGCTACCGGAGGCACCGACTATCACGGCCTGGACCCGGCCACCGAAACGATGATCGGCGGCCAGCCGGTGCCGCTGGCGGCGGTCGAGGGCCTGATCTCGCGGCGGCAGGCCGGGTGA
- a CDS encoding glycerol-3-phosphate acyltransferase: MFILLLIGAYLVGSIPLAYLVAKWARGVDLRKHGSGNVGSSNVLAATSKRWTIPVLIFDLGKGILAVLIARWSGLDIPYQFAVGLAAVAGHNWPVFLGFRGGRGILTSLGVILAFSPLLGLAAAVIAFSFAPFKQLSLGVFIGLLLLPFLAYYLADFFDITEPGTMAAGFCALTLLAYIRRLLAGGRSDLAKDLSMSEVLLNRLVFDRDIRNRKLWLSRTENAGKAFS, translated from the coding sequence ATGTTTATTCTGCTTCTGATAGGGGCTTACCTGGTCGGCAGCATACCGTTGGCCTACCTGGTGGCAAAATGGGCCCGCGGCGTTGATTTGAGAAAGCACGGCTCCGGCAACGTCGGCAGTTCCAACGTGCTGGCCGCCACCTCCAAGCGCTGGACGATACCAGTGCTCATTTTCGACCTGGGCAAGGGCATTCTGGCGGTGCTGATAGCCCGCTGGTCCGGCCTGGACATCCCCTACCAGTTCGCCGTTGGCCTGGCTGCGGTGGCCGGACACAACTGGCCGGTCTTCCTGGGCTTTCGCGGCGGGCGGGGCATCCTGACCAGCCTGGGCGTCATCCTGGCTTTCTCGCCGCTGCTGGGGCTGGCGGCAGCGGTCATCGCTTTTTCGTTCGCCCCGTTCAAGCAGCTTTCACTCGGCGTATTCATCGGCTTGCTGCTGCTGCCTTTCCTGGCCTACTACCTGGCCGATTTCTTCGACATTACCGAGCCCGGGACGATGGCTGCGGGCTTTTGCGCCCTCACTCTGCTGGCTTATATCCGCCGTCTGCTGGCCGGCGGCCGCAGCGATCTGGCCAAGGACCTTTCGATGAGCGAAGTCCTGTTGAACCGCCTGGTCTTCGACCGGGACATCCGCAACCGCAAGCTGTGGCTGTCAAGGACGGAGAATGCCGGGAAGGCTTTCAGTTAG
- a CDS encoding thiolase C-terminal domain-containing protein, whose protein sequence is MRKVAVIGVGQTRFSGAQGKSLSELFAEAAFEALADAHIESKSVQALFVGNALGDFAEGQGMTPAFIADYIGAWNVPANRYDGACASASVAIRDAFLLVAAGVYDIVIAGGVERAASLGTPLATRTFAMFSDSRYEFPAGMTFPGVFALLAHRYAAVYGLPIEKLKEQMAQVSVQSYNHGMFNPKAHLKKSVTIPDVLKSFTVATPIQLHDCCPFSDGAAAVVVASEEAAKTLSPRPVFIAGAGQASSGPLASQGAYLPRLKARELSARQAYAMAGITPADIDVCELHDCFSIAGIIAAEGLGFFEQGKAGEAWLKGEADIGGKVAINPSGGLKSKGHPIGATGAAQVYEVVRQLRGEVEPERQVPEARIGMTDTLGGDGGTMVSLIFKRGW, encoded by the coding sequence ATGCGTAAAGTAGCCGTCATCGGCGTCGGGCAGACCAGGTTCTCCGGCGCCCAGGGAAAAAGCCTGTCCGAGTTGTTCGCCGAAGCCGCCTTCGAGGCGCTGGCCGACGCCCATATTGAATCGAAATCCGTCCAGGCGCTGTTCGTCGGCAACGCCCTGGGCGACTTCGCCGAAGGCCAGGGAATGACCCCGGCCTTCATCGCCGACTACATCGGCGCCTGGAACGTGCCCGCCAACCGCTACGACGGCGCCTGCGCCTCGGCATCGGTGGCCATCCGCGACGCCTTCCTGCTGGTGGCCGCCGGCGTCTACGACATCGTCATCGCCGGCGGCGTCGAAAGGGCTGCCAGCTTGGGTACCCCACTGGCCACCCGCACCTTCGCCATGTTCTCGGACTCCAGGTACGAGTTCCCGGCCGGGATGACCTTTCCCGGCGTTTTCGCCCTTTTGGCCCACCGCTACGCCGCGGTCTACGGCTTGCCGATCGAAAAGCTGAAAGAGCAGATGGCGCAGGTGTCGGTGCAGTCTTACAACCATGGGATGTTCAATCCGAAGGCCCACCTCAAGAAATCGGTCACCATCCCCGACGTGCTGAAAAGCTTCACTGTGGCCACGCCCATCCAGCTCCATGACTGCTGCCCTTTCTCCGACGGCGCGGCGGCCGTTGTCGTTGCCTCGGAAGAGGCGGCGAAGACACTGTCGCCGCGGCCGGTCTTCATCGCCGGCGCCGGACAGGCGTCCTCGGGTCCGCTGGCTTCGCAGGGAGCCTATCTCCCCAGGCTCAAGGCGCGGGAACTGTCGGCCCGGCAGGCTTATGCGATGGCCGGCATAACTCCGGCCGATATCGACGTCTGCGAGCTGCACGACTGCTTCTCCATCGCCGGCATCATCGCCGCCGAAGGCCTGGGCTTTTTCGAGCAGGGTAAAGCCGGCGAGGCGTGGCTCAAGGGCGAGGCGGACATCGGCGGCAAGGTGGCCATCAACCCGTCCGGCGGCCTCAAGAGCAAAGGCCACCCCATCGGCGCCACCGGGGCCGCCCAGGTTTATGAGGTCGTCCGCCAGCTCAGGGGCGAGGTCGAGCCGGAGCGGCAGGTGCCGGAGGCCAGAATCGGCATGACCGATACTCTGGGCGGCGACGGCGGCACCATGGTCAGCCTGATCTTCAAGAGGGGCTGGTGA
- a CDS encoding Zn-ribbon domain-containing OB-fold protein, which translates to MTIKLTNSDFDAALREGKLMGLKCGCGGILCPPRGVCPRCASTDLEVIQLSGKGKIASYTTLFVAAEGRDQELPYALALVALDEGPYLVGRIETACPDKLTMSIIGQPVTVGHGIFKGDKYSAGDAAYPAFRLVE; encoded by the coding sequence ATGACAATAAAGTTAACAAACAGCGATTTCGACGCCGCTCTCCGTGAAGGGAAGCTGATGGGACTTAAATGCGGCTGCGGGGGCATCCTCTGCCCACCGCGGGGCGTTTGCCCGCGCTGCGCCAGCACCGACCTCGAGGTCATCCAGCTTTCGGGCAAGGGGAAGATCGCCAGCTATACCACCCTCTTCGTGGCGGCTGAAGGCCGTGACCAGGAACTGCCCTACGCCCTGGCGCTGGTCGCCCTTGATGAAGGGCCGTATCTTGTCGGCCGGATTGAAACAGCCTGCCCGGATAAGCTCACCATGAGCATCATCGGCCAGCCGGTGACCGTGGGGCACGGCATTTTCAAAGGCGACAAGTATTCCGCCGGAGACGCGGCCTACCCGGCGTTTAGGCTCGTCGAGTAA
- the queD gene encoding 6-carboxytetrahydropterin synthase QueD — protein sequence MYIVAVESHFDAAHYLRGYQGKCENLHGHRYRVAVKLSSKELDSVGLACDFGDVKSALKPILARYDHSLLNDVPPFNKINPSAENIARTIYEEIKPEIGGASLKAVTVWESPESSAEYTED from the coding sequence ATGTATATTGTCGCCGTCGAAAGCCACTTTGACGCCGCCCACTACCTCCGGGGCTACCAGGGCAAATGCGAAAACCTCCACGGCCACCGGTACCGGGTGGCGGTGAAGCTGTCGTCGAAGGAATTGGACTCCGTCGGCTTAGCCTGCGACTTCGGCGACGTCAAGTCGGCTTTAAAGCCGATACTCGCCCGCTACGACCACAGCCTGCTGAACGATGTGCCGCCGTTTAACAAGATCAATCCCTCGGCGGAGAACATCGCCCGGACGATCTATGAGGAAATCAAGCCCGAGATCGGCGGCGCGTCGCTGAAGGCGGTTACCGTCTGGGAGTCGCCGGAGTCTTCCGCCGAGTACACCGAGGACTAA